One window of the Arthrobacter sp. D5-1 genome contains the following:
- a CDS encoding YcaO-like family protein — MTTTAETLGLLPLHTLVDEQTGIIRRVRPVLTPENAPPAYTSMTAEVSNARWLGDWPADRVSLGTTFGDSRQAWIAAVAEGMERYCGNFIPADLPDHHYFTGTARELTASGRAAVGLEQLPRFADWQLERAAFPYRNLDADTPALWTACRRESDSSEVWLPASLTLLNWRQRRFRDLPRIHHLNYAGIATGQGRADATDRAVLETIERDALELWWHLDGPTRGIRPESVPGLVDAMAGCWLQYWVVEMPSEFAPCMAALVFDPDTGLYAAGFSCKNEPAEAARKAVLEAVHTWIYSQGATDADGWVFQAVEAGLMAKGLYLEHREDRQYLDDVGPGFGSVRDLGAHVQVWLDPRTHVLAERFTKPAGGLVDIAAVDDVSMPELYRRLESAGHTVYTRELTTPDVAATGLSVVRAVVGGLVPNAPAAFAYLGCRRFATAALERGWRETAPALPEDFTLTPPPHM, encoded by the coding sequence ATGACCACAACAGCCGAAACCCTGGGCCTGCTTCCCTTGCACACCTTGGTGGACGAGCAGACCGGGATCATCCGCAGGGTCCGTCCCGTTCTCACCCCGGAGAACGCCCCACCCGCATACACGTCCATGACCGCGGAGGTATCGAACGCGCGGTGGCTGGGAGACTGGCCCGCCGACCGCGTTTCACTGGGCACCACGTTCGGCGACAGCCGGCAAGCCTGGATCGCGGCCGTCGCCGAAGGCATGGAACGGTACTGCGGCAACTTCATCCCCGCAGACCTCCCGGACCACCACTACTTCACCGGGACGGCCCGTGAGCTGACGGCGTCAGGCCGGGCCGCCGTCGGGCTTGAACAACTGCCGCGATTCGCGGACTGGCAGCTGGAGCGTGCGGCATTCCCCTACCGGAACCTCGACGCCGATACTCCCGCGCTGTGGACAGCGTGCAGGCGGGAATCTGACAGCTCGGAGGTGTGGCTTCCTGCGAGCCTCACCCTCCTGAACTGGCGGCAACGGCGCTTCCGTGACCTCCCGCGGATCCATCATCTGAACTACGCGGGGATCGCCACCGGGCAGGGCCGCGCTGATGCCACGGACAGGGCGGTGCTGGAAACCATCGAACGCGACGCCCTGGAACTGTGGTGGCATTTGGACGGTCCCACCCGCGGTATCAGGCCGGAGAGTGTTCCCGGGCTGGTGGACGCCATGGCCGGTTGCTGGCTGCAGTACTGGGTGGTGGAAATGCCCAGTGAGTTCGCACCCTGCATGGCGGCCCTGGTGTTCGATCCGGACACGGGGCTGTACGCCGCCGGATTCTCCTGCAAGAACGAACCCGCTGAAGCGGCACGCAAGGCAGTCCTGGAGGCTGTCCACACCTGGATCTACTCCCAAGGTGCCACCGACGCGGACGGTTGGGTGTTCCAAGCGGTGGAGGCAGGGCTCATGGCCAAGGGGCTGTACTTGGAACACCGTGAAGACCGTCAATACCTGGACGACGTGGGGCCCGGGTTCGGTTCAGTCCGCGACCTCGGTGCGCATGTTCAGGTGTGGCTTGATCCCCGGACACACGTCCTTGCGGAACGCTTCACCAAGCCCGCAGGTGGGCTGGTGGACATTGCTGCCGTGGATGACGTGTCCATGCCGGAGCTCTACAGGCGGCTGGAATCGGCCGGCCACACCGTCTATACCCGTGAACTGACCACTCCCGACGTCGCGGCGACCGGCCTGAGTGTTGTCCGCGCCGTGGTGGGAGGGCTGGTTCCCAACGCACCGGCCGCTTTCGCCTACCTCGGCTGCCGCAGGTTCGCCACGGCGGCGTTGGAGCGCGGGTGGCGTGAAACGGCGCCGGCCCTGCCTGAGGACTTCACCCTCACCCCGCCTCCCCACATGTAA